The following proteins are encoded in a genomic region of Arachis stenosperma cultivar V10309 chromosome 4, arast.V10309.gnm1.PFL2, whole genome shotgun sequence:
- the LOC130974218 gene encoding chromatin modification-related protein EAF1 B-like isoform X5, which produces MGGVVDGGVGIGLKTSPRRAAIEKAQAELRQEYDVREERRRELEFLEKGGNPLDFKFGNAASVSVQSTSFTDQHHEQLVTSEAKGSFALTASPHGDSVDSSARPGAPSLSEPNTADNLLLFDGVNELAEGEKRSLHSSKRNNIAPSEQSSQIGGTQIAKETEDSAIFRPYARRNRSRPNHGRGASRDGKGLLSDANKQKEHIVPSVSKTKPASSNGEITNNQTTNHPVDNELPGVRAHQTIGSASVPEDKLDITSYRRNLKDQSILPSQDDASQKPIIVPPGEANVVEEKDPPAASADLDPPPSVSTTPPGNESCSGQPNGFGNLKVDKKGAPKEGQNANDALGMKYFDSESYTQTSLARDVHNDSDLCTNTKNVEANGSTIYHPSEFEMKLYSTGCEVLNERNMTNAGESGSTVADEHVDGFQNNSGQMVKSDNEILINNSCMKNMVNDSSNMEGVHDNDSTVSKSGKEESGVLVDHSCYVKESRSDRHQVIMDRSISETPQTASAETVTAAQPGYQPCSTYQLKLTDKAREDSILEEARTIEVKRRRIAELSIHTLPTQNYQKSHWGFLLEEMAWLANDFAQERLWKMTAAAQLCHRASFTSRLRSEKQNKSLGMKILSHNIAKAVMQFWHSVECDADDNLIGGLVESGTVDSSEASRDNRRNSDTVLEASKYMEGQHHVKKAALKVRAYALNFLKDNRSHGRSSQAEAPTTPEKISDSGTVDMSWEDNLSEESLFYTVPPSAMESYRKSVESHFLQCEKTGSSIQEEVETSMYDTPADFGSEEIAYDEDEAETSTYYLAAAYDGSRPPKSLQKRHKNRIKSYTNRSSEVGADLPYARYTTGTQPSTLFGKRPGSLHVGPIPIKRMRTASRQRVVSPFSGVSGTAQAQAKTDASSGDTSSFQDEQSTLHGSQIQKSVEVESAGEFEKPLPFDCAETSVKTKKKKLKNSGSTYDPAWQLDSVALNEQRDHSKKRLDSHHFESNGSSGLYGQHNVKKPKTMKQSLDNNFDNIAPVTNSIPSPAASQMSNMSNPSKFIRIISGRDRGRKSKALKVSAGQPGSGTPWSLFEDQALVVLVHDMGPNWELVSDAINSALQFKCIFRKPKECKERHKILMDRTAGDGADSAEDSGSSQSYPSTLPGIPKALFLGSARQLFQRLREPMEEDTLKSHFDKIIKIGQRNDYRRNQNDNQDIKQLAPVHNSHMIALSQVCPNNLNGGVLTPLDLCDSNATSPELLSIGYQGSHAGGLPLSNHGSVPSALTTSGLNSPITPSSGMGLGNNLSSLSGPLTASVRDSRYGVPRTSPLSAEEQQRIQQYNQMMSGRNMQQSSMSVPGTHSGSDRGVRMLAGGNGMGMMGGVNRSIAMPRQGFQGMGSSSMLSSGGMISSSMVGLPSPVNVNTGVGAGPGNSMLRPREALHMMRPGHNQEHQRQMMVPELPMQVSQGNSQGVPAFSGMSSAFNNQTNPPPVQAYPAHAQQQHQLSQQQTHLSNSHPHLQGPNHATNSQQQVYAFRLAKERQLQQQQRYLQQQQQQFASSNSLIPHVQSQTQTPISSSPMQNSPQAQPQNSSQQVSLCPVTPSPPMTPISSQHQQQKHHLAQHGFSRNPGAGGLTNQTGKQRQRQAQQRQYQQPSRQHPSQPQHVQSQQQGKVPKGIGRGNMVAHQNRSVDPTHLNGLSIPPGSQTVEKGDQVMQMMQGQNHYPGSGLNSNPPSKPLGTAPSNHSQLQQKLQQSGPANTSSKQLQPILSTSDSSIQGQVSPTPSSHITSPTQPSVIASNHHQLKLQYQPESKQINQNQSNVQKMLQQNNQVHSESSNISQSDSPRVNRQPANGASHFNTNTAMSQGCMDSAGELTAVPTASQCKTSEPPFDSGISNLVTQVNSFGGTPVGGNSAGSEPPNISQGVVSRSLSTSLPSQPHNAVVQWQQQPLPSQQKSSTQSVLSQQPYQPAEIHQHPQQQQDKERHSPKDVALQHQPQQQVQHLQPGQSSLLIRSPNSEVE; this is translated from the exons ATGGGAGGAGTTGTTGATGGTGGAGTTGGTATAGGTCTGAAAACCTCTCCGCGCCGAGCAGCTATTGAGAAGGCTCAAGCAGAGCTTAG ACAGGAGTATGACGTTCGTGAAGAAAGGAGAAGGGAATTAGAATTTCTTGAGAAA GGTGGGAATCCGCTGGACTTTAAGTTTGGAAATGCTGCTTCAGTTAGTGTACAGTCTACATCATTCACTGATCAGCACCATGAGCAGTTGGTGACCAG TGAAGCTAAAGGTAGTTTTGCATTGACTGCTTCTCCTCATGGTGACTCTGTTGATAGTAGTGCTCGACCAGGGGCTCCTTCTCTTAGTGAACCAAATACTGCTGATAACCTCTTACTTTTTGATGGTGTAAATGAGTTGGCCGAAGGTGAAAAGCGTTCTCTACATTCCAGTAAAAGGAATAATATTGCACCATCAGAACAGTCTTCTCAAATTGGTGGGACTCAAATTGCTAAGGAGACGGAAGATTCTGCTATTTTCCGCCCATATGCTCGAAGGAACAGGTCCAGACCAAATCATGGTCGGGGTGCTTCAAGGGATGGGAAAGGGTTACTATCGGATGCAAACAAACAAAAGGAGCACATTGTGCCTTCTGTTTCTAAGACAAAGCCTGCTAGTTCAAATGGTGAGATAACTAACAATCAGACAACTAATCATCCGGTGGATAATGAATTGCCTGGTGTCCGGGCTCATCAAACTATTGGTAGTGCTAGTGTTCCTGAAGACAAATTGGACATTACCTCATATAGAAGAAACTTAAAGGATCAATCTATTCTACCTTCTCAGGATGATGCTTCACAAAAACCTATTATTGTGCCTCCTGGGGAAGCAAATGTGGTTGAAGAGAAGGACCCACCAGCAGCTTCAGCTGATCTTGATCCTCCACCTTCTGTATCTACTACACCACCAGGAAATGAGTCTTGTTCTGGTCAGCCAAATGGATTTGGTAACTTGAAAGTAGACAAGAAAGGTGCACCAAAAGAAGGCCAAAATGCCAATGATGCACTAGGCATGAAGTATTTCGATTCAGAGTCCTACACACAAACTAGTTTAGCTAGAGATGTACATAATGATAGTGATTTGTGTACCAATACAAAGAATGTTGAAGCAAATGGAAGTACCATTTATCATCCAtcagagtttgagatgaaactGTATTCAACCGGTTGTGAAGTTTTGAATGAAAGGAATATGACTAATGCTGGCGAAAGTGGTTCTACTGTTGCTGATGAACATGTTGATGGTTTTCAAAATAATTCTGGTCAAATGGTCAAAAGTGACAATGAGATCCTTATCAATAACTCTTGCATGAAAAACATGGTGAATGATTCTTCCAATATGGAGGGAGTGCATGACAATGATTCTACAGTATCAAAATCTGGTAAAGAGGAAAGTGGTGTCTTGGTGGATCATTCCTGTTATGTCAAGGAAAGCAGATCTGACAGGCATCAAGTTATTATGGATAGGTCAATTTCAGAGACTCCTCAAACTGCTTCAGCTGAAACAGTCACTGCTGCTCAGCCTGGTTATCAACCTTGTTCTACATACCAGTTGAAGCTAACAGACAAGGCTCGtgaagattctattttagaagAAGCACGAACTATAGAG GTTAAGCGGAGGAGGATTGCTGAGTTATCAATTCACACGTTGCCCACACAGAACTACCAAAAATCTCATTGGGGTTTTCTCCTTGAGGAAATGGCATGGTTGGCAAATGATTTTGCCCAG GAGCGTCTTTGGAAGATGACTGCTGCTGCTCAATTGTGTCATCGAGCTTCTTTTACCTCCCGATTAAGATctgaaaaacaaaacaaaagtcTGGGAATGAAAATCTTGTCTCACAACATAGCAAAAGCTGTCATGCAGTTTTGGCATTCAGTTGAGTGTGATGCCGACGATAACCTAATTGGTGGTTTGGTTGAGTCTGGGACTGTTGATTCAAGTGAAGCATCTAGGGACAATAGAAGAAATTCTGATACAGTTCTG GAGGCAAGCAAATACATGGAAGGACAACATCATGTAAAGAAAGCTGCACTTAAAGTTCGTGCATATGCATTGAATTTTCTAAAGGATAATAGATCTCATGGAAGATCCTCTCAAGCTGAAGCACCCACAACACCTGAGAAGATATCTGACTCTGGGACTGTGGACATGTCATGGGAGGATAATCTTTCAGAA GAAAGTCTTTTCTACACGGTTCCTCCATCTGCCATGGAATCATATAGAAAATCTGTTGAATCTCACTTTCTACAATGCGAG AAAACTGGTAGTAGCATTCAGGAGGAGGTTGAAACATCTATGTATGACACCCCAGCAG ATTTTGGATCTGAAGAGATTGCATATGATGAGGATGAAGCAGAAACCAGTACTTACTATTTGGCTGCTGCTTATGATGGTAGCAGACCACCGAAATCTTTACAGAAACGGCATAAAAACAGGATAAAGTCTTACACTAATAGGTCCAGTGAAGTTGGAGCTGATTTGCCTTATGCACGCTATACAACTGGAACTCAGCCATCCACGCTGTTTGGAAAAAGGCCTGGTAGTTTACATGTTGGCCCAATACCAATAAAACGCATGCGTACAGCTTCTAGGCAGAGAGTTGTGAGTCCTTTCTCGGGGGTCAGCGGGACAGCACAGGCTCAAGCTAAGACAGATGCTTCGAGTGGAGATACCAGTTCCTTTCAGGATGAACAGAGTACTTTACATGGATCACAAATCCAGAAAAGTGTGGAGGTGGAGTCAGCTGGAGAATTTGAGAAGCCATTGCCTTTTGATTGTGCAGAAACATCTGttaaaacaaagaagaaaaagctaaAAAATTCG GGTTCTACATATGATCCGGCATGGCAATTGGATTCTGTTGCTCTAAATGAACAG AGGGATCATTCAAAGAAGAGATTGGATAGCCATCACTTTGAATCCAATGGTAGTAGTG GTTTATATGGGCAACATAATGTGAAGAAGCCAAAGACGATGAAGCAATCGCTTGATAACAATTTTGACAATATTGCTCCAGTGACTAATTCTATTCCTTCCCCAGCTGCTTCACAAATGAGCAACATGTCCAACCCAAGTAAATTTATTAGGATAATTAGCGGACGTGACAGGGGCAGGAAATCCAAAGCACTGAAG GTCTCTGCTGGACAGCCTGGTTCTGGAACCCCATGGTCACTATTTGAAGACCAG GCACTTGTTGTCTTGGTGCATGATATGGGTCCAAATTGGGAGCTTGTAAGTGATGCTATCAACAGTGCtcttcaattcaag TGTATCTTTCGGAAGCCAAAAGAATGCAAGGAGCGCCACAAGATTTTAATGGACAGAACTGCTGGCGATGGTGCTGATAGTGCTGAAGACTCGGGATCTTCTCAGTCTTATCCATCTACACTCCCAGGAATTCCAAAGGCACTATTCCTC GGTAGTGCCAGGCAGTTGTTCCAACGTTTGCGAGAGCCAATGGAGGAGGATACCCTGAAATCTCATTTTGATAAAATCATAAAGATTGGGCAGAGGAATGATTACCGTAGGAATCAG AATGATAACCAGGATATAAAACAATTAGCACCTGTCCATAATTCACATATGATTGCTCTTTCTCAAGTCTGCCCAAACAACTTGAATGGAGGTGTTTTAAC GCCGCTTGATCTCTGTGATTCAAATGCAACAAGCCCAGAGCTCCTATCCATTGGGTATCAAGGTTCTCATGCTGGCGGCTTACCATTATCAAATCATGGTTCTGTACCATCAGCCCTTACAACTTCTGGGTTGAACTCTCCTATTACACCGTCTTCTGGTATGGGTCTTGGAAATAACTTGTCTTCACTATCTGGTCCGTTGACTGCCTCTGTCAG GGATAGCAGATATGGAGTTCCAAGAACCTCACCTTTATCAGCAGAAGAACAGCAGAGAATACAACAATATAATCAGATGATGTCTGGCAGAAACATGCAGCAATCTAGCATGTCAGTTCCTGGAACTCATTCCGGAAGTGATCGTGGTGTTCGCATGTTGGCTGGTGGAAATGGTATGGGCATGATGGGTGGGGTGAACAGAAGCATTGCAATGCCAAGGCAGGGGTTTCAAGGGATGGGATCATCATCGATGCTCAGCTCTGGGGGCATGATTTCTTCCAGTATGGTGGGGTTGCCAAGCCCCGTAAATGTGAACACTGGAGTTGGTGCCGGACCAGGCAACTCAATGCTTAGACCTCGTGAGGCTCTGCATATGATGAGG CCTGGCCACAATCAAGAACATCAAAGGCAAATGATGGTTCCAGAACTACCAATGCAGGTCAGCCAAGGGAACAGTCAAGGTGTTCCAGCTTTTAGTGGGATGAGTTCTGCTTTTAATAATCAGACAAATCCACCACCTGTTCAAGCATACCCTGCTCATGCCCAGCAGCAGCATCAGTTGTCCCAGCAACAGACCCATCTCAGCAATTCTCATCCTCATCTTCAAGGTCCTAATCATGCTACGAATTCACAGCAACAAGTTTATGCATTCCGATTGGCAAAAGAAAGGCAACTACAGCAACAGCAGCGTTATctgcagcagcagcagcagcagttTGCCTCATCAAATTCACTGATTCCACATGTTCAGTCACAAACTCAGACACCCATATCATCATCACCTATGCAGAACAGTCCCCAAGCGCAACCACAAAATTCATCTCAACAAGTATCTCTTTGCCCTGTAACACCATCACCTCCTATGACTCCCATATCATCCCAGCACCAACAACAGAAGCATCACCTTGCACAACATGGATTCAGCAGGAATCCTGGTGCTGGCGGGTTGACTAATCAAACGGGGAAGCAACGGCAACGTCAGGCACAGCAGCGGCAGTATCAACAGCCTAGTAGGCAGCATCCTAGTCAGCCGCAGCATGTACAGTCTCAACAGCAAGGTAAAGTTCCGAAAGGAATTGGAAGAGGAAACATGGTGGCCCACCAGAATCGTTCTGTTGATCCTACACATCTAAATGGTCTCTCCATACCTCCAGGAAGTCAAACTGTTGAGAAAGGGGACCAAGTCATGCAGATGATGCAAGGCCAAAACCACTATCCTGGATCTGGTTTGAATTCAAATCCACCCTCGAAGCCATTGGGTACTGCTCCTTCAAATCATTCCCAGTTGCAGCAAAAGCTACAACAATCTGGACCAGCAAACACTTCATCAAAGCAATTGCAACCAATATTATCTACTTCTGATAGTAGCATTCAAGGGCAAGTTTCACCAACACCATCATCTCATATAACGTCACCTACACAGCCCTCTGTTATTGCTTCTAACCATCATCAACTGAAGCTACAGTATCAGCCAGAGTCTAAGCAAATTAATCAGAATCAATCAAATGTTCAGAAAATGCTGCAACAAAACAATCAGGTGCATTCTGAATCATCAAACATATCTCAATCTGATTCCCCTAGAGTCAACCGGCAGCCTGCAAACGGTGCTTCACATTTTAATACTAACACTGCAATGTCTCAGGGTTGTATGGATTCTGCTGGTGAGCTAACAGCTGTTCCTACGGCATCTCAATGTAAAACATCCGAACCTCCATTTGATTCCGGTATTTCCAATCTAGTTACACAGGTGAACTCTTTTGGGGGCACACCTGTTGGTGGAAATTCAGCTGGAAGTGAGCCACCAAATATTAGTCAAGGGGTGGTATCAAGATCGTTATCAACCAGCTTGCCTTCTCAGCCACATAATGCTGTGGTGCAGTGGCAGCAGCAGCCATTGCCTTCTCAACAGAAGTCTTCAACACAGTCTGTCCTGTCTCAACAGCCATATCAGCCAGCAGAAATACATCAGCATCCACAGCAGCAGCAAGATAAGGAGCGACATTCTCCCAAAGATGTGGCTTTGCAACATCAACCCCAGCAGCAAGTGCAACATTTACAACCAGGGCAGAGCAGTTTGCTTATCCGTTCACCTAATTCTGAAGTGGAATGA